In Bacillus sp. 2205SS5-2, one DNA window encodes the following:
- a CDS encoding YojF family protein has protein sequence MKPIIATEVQEAINTFATQDVYIHMETTNGAYASHFDEDFFSAGAYIRNAKCTYEHGKVAGEGPFRVGLKLEIGWIYAEGLTHFEIDEQNRLLMAGHGHDGKLAVALQISATPFT, from the coding sequence ATGAAGCCAATTATTGCTACTGAAGTGCAAGAGGCGATCAACACTTTTGCCACTCAGGACGTTTATATTCATATGGAAACCACTAATGGTGCATACGCGAGTCATTTTGATGAGGATTTTTTCTCGGCTGGTGCCTATATTCGAAATGCCAAGTGTACGTATGAACATGGTAAAGTCGCTGGAGAGGGTCCATTTCGTGTCGGCCTTAAGCTGGAAATAGGCTGGATTTACGCAGAAGGCTTAACACATTTCGAAATCGATGAGCAAAACCGACTGTTGATGGCTGGACACGGTCATGATGGAAAACTTGCGGTTGCCCTACAGATTAGCGCGACACCTTTCACCTAA
- a CDS encoding transposase, giving the protein SLKVVPKLTMDSCGKLACFVALGADLEDSAVLSDQMVLIGTTQNRAENYFRLIKVLDTKGNILHLITNRFDLSAEEISEMYKSRWAIELFFKWIKQHLSIKKFYGQSEWAIQNQVFIALIVFCLHVLVQIETGSKRKTLQISRYLKAAFWKSAHIWIRKIEGKAIP; this is encoded by the coding sequence TCATTAAAAGTCGTGCCAAAACTCACCATGGATAGTTGTGGTAAACTAGCCTGTTTTGTCGCCTTAGGAGCCGATCTCGAGGATTCCGCTGTTTTGTCCGATCAAATGGTGTTGATAGGTACCACTCAAAACCGTGCTGAAAATTACTTTCGCCTAATAAAAGTGTTAGATACAAAAGGAAATATCCTTCACTTAATCACGAATCGTTTTGATTTGAGTGCTGAAGAAATTTCAGAGATGTATAAATCAAGATGGGCGATTGAACTATTTTTCAAATGGATCAAGCAACATCTCAGCATCAAAAAATTCTATGGTCAAAGTGAATGGGCTATTCAAAATCAAGTATTTATCGCATTGATTGTTTTTTGCCTACATGTACTCGTACAAATTGAAACTGGAAGTAAGCGAAAAACCTTACAGATTAGCCGTTATCTAAAGGCTGCATTCTGGAAATCAGCACATATTTGGATTAGGAAGATTGAAGGAAAAGCGATTCCTTAA
- a CDS encoding IS4 family transposase, with translation MDKITPKTSFEQWFSPINLSLFEENVKTLKLDFYTKKLTTESFLKLLLFSQLHEVESLHALSDCLFDDQLQKGIDLDSISISQLSRRLNGLNPDLFQRLFLDLVSQIHVKTHYTKLVMPLKIIDSSTLPLNLTNHRWAKFRKTKAGVKLHLRLVFMEKGTSYPEKAIMTTAKEHDRGQLEIMVDDRECMYVFDRGYLDYERFDRMTDEGFFFLSRLRKNAVIRDVYDF, from the coding sequence ATGGACAAGATTACACCAAAAACTTCATTTGAACAATGGTTTTCTCCGATAAATCTTTCATTATTTGAAGAAAACGTGAAAACCTTAAAATTAGATTTCTATACGAAAAAATTGACAACCGAGTCATTCCTTAAATTACTGCTTTTTTCGCAGCTGCATGAAGTCGAAAGTCTCCATGCATTAAGTGATTGTCTGTTCGATGATCAGCTTCAAAAAGGTATCGACCTCGATTCGATTAGTATTTCTCAGCTATCACGGCGACTAAACGGGTTAAATCCAGATCTATTTCAAAGACTTTTCCTTGATTTAGTCTCCCAAATTCATGTGAAAACGCACTATACAAAACTCGTCATGCCATTAAAAATTATCGACTCAAGCACATTGCCACTTAATTTAACCAATCATAGATGGGCAAAATTCCGTAAAACAAAGGCTGGTGTAAAGTTGCATCTACGCCTTGTGTTTATGGAAAAAGGGACTTCCTATCCTGAAAAAGCCATCATGACAACGGCAAAAGAACATGATCGTGGTCAACTCGAAATCATGGTAGATGACAGAGAATGCATGTATGTGTTTGACCGTGGATACCTAGATTACGAGCGTTTTGATCGCATGACAGATGAAGGATTTTTCTTCCTTTCTAGGTTAAGGAAAAACGCTGTTATACGGGATGTATATGATTTTA
- the bshB2 gene encoding bacillithiol biosynthesis deacetylase BshB2: MEKEKSVLVIFPHPDDEAFGVSGTIASHVKDGTPVTYACLTLGEMGRNLGNPPFATRESLPLIRQKELIAAAKAMGIQDLRMMGLRDKTLEFEDDTKMMKIVSRLIAEIRPSLIISFYPDYSVHPDHEATARAVVRAVRNIPEGQRPKLHCVAFAKNTEENIGKPDFVYDITAVKDVKLAAMKAHISQTAWMLKEMEEKLKKNDPEALAWVTKERFWSYQWDNDTVS, from the coding sequence ATGGAAAAAGAAAAAAGCGTCCTCGTCATCTTTCCACATCCGGACGATGAAGCCTTCGGTGTGTCTGGGACGATTGCGTCACATGTAAAAGACGGAACACCTGTTACATATGCTTGCCTAACACTTGGAGAAATGGGAAGAAATTTAGGAAACCCGCCCTTTGCTACGCGTGAATCTTTGCCTTTGATTCGCCAAAAAGAACTCATAGCTGCTGCAAAGGCGATGGGAATACAAGATCTTCGTATGATGGGCTTGCGCGATAAAACGCTTGAATTTGAAGATGATACGAAAATGATGAAAATTGTCTCCCGGTTAATCGCTGAGATTCGACCTTCACTCATTATTAGCTTTTATCCCGACTACTCTGTTCACCCTGATCACGAAGCAACCGCCCGAGCAGTGGTTCGTGCCGTTAGAAACATTCCAGAAGGTCAGCGCCCAAAGCTGCACTGTGTGGCTTTTGCGAAAAATACCGAAGAGAACATCGGGAAACCAGATTTTGTTTACGACATCACCGCAGTCAAAGACGTGAAGCTTGCTGCAATGAAGGCGCATATTTCCCAAACTGCTTGGATGCTAAAAGAAATGGAAGAAAAATTAAAAAAGAATGATCCAGAAGCCCTTGCTTGGGTAACCAAGGAACGGTTTTGGAGTTATCAGTGGGACAATGATACCGTCAGTTAA
- a CDS encoding general stress protein gives MYRVEIVENGLQAQELISGFEMEGYTKENIYLFAHDTKRSEHLTEATNTEDIGIKEQGIFETMGNYFRSRGDELRSKMRSVGLSQAEAEKFEEELDKGKLVIVASKETSDIAGTRNY, from the coding sequence TTGTATAGAGTAGAAATCGTTGAAAATGGATTACAAGCACAAGAATTGATTTCTGGTTTTGAGATGGAAGGATATACGAAAGAGAATATTTACTTATTTGCACATGATACAAAACGATCAGAGCACTTAACTGAAGCAACAAATACAGAAGACATCGGAATCAAAGAACAAGGAATTTTTGAAACAATGGGCAATTACTTCCGTTCTCGTGGAGATGAATTACGCTCTAAAATGCGCTCAGTCGGTCTTTCCCAAGCCGAAGCAGAAAAATTTGAAGAAGAACTTGATAAGGGCAAACTTGTCATCGTAGCCTCGAAAGAAACAAGCGATATTGCCGGAACTAGAAATTACTAA
- a CDS encoding IS4 family transposase translates to MDKITPKTSFGQWFSPINIPLFEENVKTMKLDHYTKKLTTDSFLKLLLFSQLHETESLHALSECLFDDDLQMGTNLDSISVSQLSRRLNTINPDIFQQLFLDLVVQIQKKTSHVNHAMPLKIIDSSTLPLNLTNHKWAEFRKTKAGVKLHLRLAFMEKGVSYPENAVITNAKEHDRNQLEVMVDDKECMYVFDRGYLDYERFDRMTDEGYFFLTRLRKNAVIRVLEDFRLPDNSDVHSDQMVLIGTTQNRAENVFRLIKVNDSKGNELHLITNRFDLSAEEISDMYESRWAIELFFKWIKQHLNIKKFYGQSEWAIHNQVFIALIVYCLHVLAQLETKSKRKTLQISRLLKAALWKPSRIWIRKIEGKAVS, encoded by the coding sequence ATGGACAAGATTACACCAAAAACTTCATTTGGACAATGGTTTTCACCCATAAACATTCCATTATTTGAAGAAAACGTGAAAACGATGAAATTAGATCATTATACGAAGAAACTTACGACGGACTCATTTTTAAAATTACTGCTCTTTTCGCAGCTACACGAAACAGAAAGTCTACATGCGCTGAGCGAGTGCCTTTTTGATGACGATCTTCAAATGGGCACAAACCTAGATTCAATCAGTGTTTCACAGTTGTCACGACGACTTAACACGATCAATCCAGATATCTTTCAACAGCTATTTCTAGACTTAGTTGTTCAAATTCAGAAGAAAACGAGCCATGTCAACCATGCCATGCCTTTAAAAATCATTGATTCAAGTACATTACCTCTCAATTTAACGAATCACAAATGGGCTGAATTCCGAAAAACCAAAGCGGGTGTTAAGCTACATTTACGCCTTGCGTTTATGGAAAAAGGAGTATCCTACCCTGAAAACGCGGTTATCACCAATGCGAAAGAACATGATCGAAATCAGCTCGAAGTCATGGTAGACGATAAAGAATGCATGTACGTCTTTGATCGTGGCTACTTGGATTACGAACGTTTTGATCGCATGACAGATGAAGGCTACTTCTTCCTCACACGATTACGTAAAAACGCGGTGATTCGTGTCCTTGAAGATTTCAGACTCCCAGACAATTCCGATGTCCATTCAGATCAAATGGTTTTAATTGGCACGACACAAAATCGGGCTGAAAATGTTTTTCGCCTAATAAAAGTGAACGATTCAAAAGGGAATGAGCTGCACCTTATCACAAACCGTTTCGACTTAAGTGCCGAAGAAATCTCTGATATGTACGAATCACGGTGGGCGATAGAGCTATTTTTCAAGTGGATCAAACAACATTTGAACATCAAAAAGTTCTACGGCCAAAGTGAATGGGCGATTCATAATCAAGTATTCATCGCACTTATCGTGTATTGTTTGCATGTGCTCGCGCAACTTGAAACGAAAAGTAAGCGTAAAACCCTCCAAATTAGCCGGTTATTAAAGGCAGCCCTTTGGAAGCCGTCACGCATCTGGATTCGGAAAATAGAAGGGAAAGCTGTGTCTTAA